Proteins encoded within one genomic window of Legionella sp. PC997:
- a CDS encoding HypC/HybG/HupF family hydrogenase formation chaperone, with translation MCLALPAQIIQILDDAKAIVNVGGITKEISTELVDKVALGDYVIIHVGYALTRLDELEAQKTLDLFAQMTQDESA, from the coding sequence ATGTGTTTGGCGTTACCCGCCCAAATTATACAAATTCTTGATGATGCCAAAGCAATAGTAAATGTAGGGGGTATCACCAAAGAAATCTCAACTGAATTAGTAGATAAAGTCGCATTGGGGGACTATGTGATTATTCATGTTGGGTATGCGTTAACACGACTGGATGAACTCGAGGCACAGAAAACCCTAGATCTATTTGCTCAAATGACTCAGGATGAATCGGCATGA
- the hypB gene encoding hydrogenase nickel incorporation protein HypB, whose translation MCGICGCSEEHNEMEHHDGHGHKHAHTAHDEHLIHVEQNILAKNQQFARHNKGFLATKNILALNIMSSPGSGKTTLLAKTILDLKQELDITVVVGDQQTQYDAELIQASGGNALQINTGKICHLDAHMVGHALEDLTLQENSLLFIENIGNLVCPALFDLGEQFKVVILSVTEGDNKPLKYPDMFRCADLMIITKMDLLPYVNFNLELCIKYARQIKPDIETLTLSASNGEGLNSWYEWLKQKHMNNRV comes from the coding sequence ATGTGTGGAATCTGTGGTTGTTCTGAGGAACATAACGAAATGGAACATCATGATGGTCATGGGCATAAACACGCACACACTGCTCACGATGAACATTTAATTCATGTGGAACAAAATATTTTAGCTAAGAACCAACAATTTGCCCGCCATAATAAAGGTTTTTTAGCAACAAAAAATATTTTAGCATTAAATATTATGTCCAGTCCTGGATCAGGAAAAACTACCCTCTTGGCAAAAACGATCTTGGATTTAAAACAAGAATTAGATATTACAGTGGTAGTCGGTGATCAGCAAACCCAATACGATGCGGAGCTCATTCAAGCAAGTGGTGGGAATGCCCTACAAATAAATACCGGAAAAATATGCCATTTAGATGCACATATGGTGGGTCATGCCTTAGAAGATCTTACCCTGCAAGAGAATTCGCTCTTATTTATTGAAAATATAGGGAATCTGGTATGCCCTGCATTATTTGATTTAGGTGAACAATTCAAAGTGGTTATTCTCTCCGTAACAGAAGGGGATAATAAACCACTGAAATATCCTGATATGTTTCGTTGTGCTGATCTCATGATCATCACCAAAATGGATCTGCTTCCTTACGTAAATTTTAATCTGGAACTATGCATTAAATATGCGCGTCAAATTAAGCCCGATATTGAAACTCTGACCCTTTCAGCGAGCAATGGTGAGGGTTTAAATAGTTGGTATGAATGGTTAAAACAAAAGCATATGAATAACCGTGTCTAA
- a CDS encoding FAD/NAD(P)-binding protein, whose product MINPKFDPYVPLEAIIVEKIEESSTIFTLHLCLLDSERQEQFLFAPGQFNMLYLYGVGEVAISIVSDPERKDILTHTIRAIGRVTKALQKLQPGDRIGVRGPYGRGWPLEQTKGKDIVVLTGGLGCAPSVSIIQYILARREQYGHLSILQGVKHSEDFIFRKQYAIWQKSPNTIIHVAADQAGPKWPWAVGYVTDMIDKLNLNPENTIVMMCGPEMMMNTAVKALYKRGISEHDIYLSMERNMECGIAQCGHCQYGGFFICKDGPVFAYSEIKELFNERGF is encoded by the coding sequence GTGATTAACCCAAAATTCGATCCCTATGTACCACTTGAAGCAATTATTGTGGAGAAAATCGAAGAATCCTCTACCATTTTTACCCTACATTTATGTCTTCTTGATTCGGAACGACAGGAGCAATTTCTCTTTGCCCCAGGACAATTTAATATGCTTTATTTGTATGGAGTGGGTGAGGTCGCGATTTCGATTGTTTCTGATCCAGAAAGAAAAGATATATTAACCCACACTATCCGGGCCATAGGTCGAGTAACTAAAGCATTACAAAAGCTCCAGCCAGGAGATCGAATTGGAGTACGAGGTCCTTATGGACGAGGATGGCCACTTGAACAGACAAAAGGCAAAGATATAGTAGTGCTCACGGGCGGTCTAGGTTGCGCCCCTTCGGTTTCAATTATCCAATATATTTTAGCACGTAGGGAACAGTATGGTCATTTGAGTATCTTACAAGGCGTGAAACACAGTGAAGATTTTATTTTCAGGAAACAATATGCAATTTGGCAAAAATCCCCCAATACTATAATTCATGTTGCCGCAGATCAAGCCGGACCTAAATGGCCGTGGGCTGTAGGTTATGTTACCGATATGATTGATAAGCTCAATCTGAATCCTGAAAACACAATCGTCATGATGTGTGGCCCAGAAATGATGATGAATACCGCGGTTAAGGCACTCTATAAACGTGGTATTTCGGAACACGATATTTATTTGAGTATGGAACGAAATATGGAGTGCGGTATAGCACAATGTGGACACTGCCAATACGGAGGATTTTTTATTTGTAAGGATGGCCCTGTATTTGCTTATTCAGAAATCAAAGAATTGTTTAATGAACGGGGATTTTAA
- the hypE gene encoding hydrogenase expression/formation protein HypE translates to MMTEAVLSKKIKAPKLNFKEGIINLTHGGGGRAMSQLIEQMFLAAFDNPWLAEKNDQACFSISAGRMVMTTDAHVISPLFFPGGDIGSLSVHGTVNDIVMSGAKPLYLSASFILEEGFPLSDLQKIVKSMAAAAKQARVAIITGDTKVVERGKGDGVFITTTGIGVVPEGIQISGNRAKPGDCILVNGHIGDHGVAIMAHRNNLQFQTTLQSDTAALNDLVAHMITAVPDIHCLRDPTRGGLATTLNEFASQSNVGFIIDESRIPIRTEVASACELLGLDALYVANEGKLVAICDSNDANTLLAAMKAHPLGRHAEIIGEVIEDPRNFVQLKTKFGGMRIVDWLVGEQLPRIC, encoded by the coding sequence ATGATGACTGAAGCAGTATTATCCAAAAAAATAAAAGCACCAAAACTCAATTTTAAAGAAGGGATTATTAATTTAACCCATGGCGGTGGTGGACGCGCCATGAGCCAATTAATCGAACAAATGTTTTTAGCTGCTTTTGATAACCCCTGGCTTGCTGAAAAAAACGATCAGGCTTGTTTTTCCATATCAGCTGGAAGAATGGTTATGACCACAGATGCTCATGTGATATCACCATTGTTTTTTCCGGGAGGTGATATAGGTTCCTTATCGGTTCATGGAACGGTGAATGACATTGTAATGTCGGGTGCAAAACCATTATACCTGTCTGCCAGTTTCATTTTAGAAGAAGGATTTCCACTGAGTGATTTGCAAAAGATTGTTAAATCGATGGCGGCTGCCGCTAAACAAGCTCGTGTCGCTATTATTACTGGGGATACCAAAGTAGTTGAACGCGGCAAAGGGGATGGAGTGTTCATTACTACAACTGGAATTGGAGTAGTCCCTGAAGGCATCCAGATCTCAGGTAACCGAGCCAAACCGGGTGATTGTATCCTAGTCAACGGGCATATTGGCGATCATGGGGTTGCCATTATGGCCCATCGGAATAATTTGCAATTTCAAACTACCCTCCAGTCCGATACCGCTGCACTAAATGATTTAGTCGCTCATATGATTACTGCAGTACCTGATATTCACTGTTTACGCGACCCTACGCGTGGCGGTCTCGCAACTACATTAAATGAATTTGCTTCGCAATCGAATGTGGGTTTTATTATTGATGAAAGTAGGATACCAATACGTACCGAAGTTGCCAGTGCCTGCGAGCTGTTAGGGCTTGATGCGTTATATGTTGCCAATGAAGGAAAACTGGTAGCCATTTGTGATTCTAACGATGCGAATACTTTATTAGCCGCAATGAAAGCACATCCTCTGGGAAGGCATGCGGAAATTATTGGGGAAGTGATTGAAGACCCACGGAATTTTGTACAACTGAAAACAAAATTTGGTGGTATGCGAATTGTCGATTGGTTAGTAGGAGAACAATTACCGCGGATTTGTTGA
- a CDS encoding Ni/Fe hydrogenase subunit alpha: protein MSNTISINVPILARVEGEGALELHIQNNAITKLQLKIYEPPRLFEKFLEGRSYTEVLDLVARICGICPVAYQMSATQAIEHCFALQPSPWVREMRRLFYCGEWLESHSMHIHFLALPDFLGFQSAPEMAKTYPEEVRRGIRLQSFGNDLIKLFGGRSVHPVGACVGGFYKAPNHVAINTLLEKAKARVEDCEILIRWLAKLSFPDNSHDFTCVSLYHPTEYPFNEGRLVSDHGLNISIDEFDVYFKEHQVPYSTALHCLLKNKPYLVGPLARVNNCFGHLPPPIHLLLQDLKINFPSHNMYHSMMARAVEIYFCILESIRIMEQYEIPKEAHPEITPRAGTGFGCTEAPRGTLWQHLQLDEQGQVKAARIVPPTSQNQARIEQDLRISLEQYGLNQDEEALRAYSEMIIRNYDPCISCSTHFLTIKVNRE from the coding sequence ATGAGTAATACAATTTCCATCAATGTTCCCATCTTGGCGCGAGTAGAGGGCGAAGGAGCACTTGAACTCCACATTCAAAATAATGCAATCACCAAACTCCAATTAAAAATTTACGAACCGCCTAGATTATTCGAAAAATTTCTCGAAGGTAGAAGTTATACTGAGGTTCTGGATCTTGTGGCTCGAATCTGCGGGATATGTCCAGTTGCGTATCAAATGAGCGCAACTCAGGCAATTGAGCATTGTTTTGCCCTACAACCCTCTCCTTGGGTACGAGAAATGCGTCGTCTCTTTTATTGTGGTGAATGGCTGGAAAGCCATAGCATGCATATTCATTTTTTGGCCTTACCTGATTTTTTAGGGTTTCAATCAGCACCTGAAATGGCAAAAACTTATCCTGAAGAAGTACGACGCGGCATCCGTTTACAATCGTTTGGCAACGACTTAATCAAATTATTTGGAGGCCGTTCGGTGCATCCGGTTGGTGCCTGTGTAGGTGGGTTTTATAAAGCCCCTAATCATGTGGCAATCAATACCCTTTTAGAAAAAGCAAAAGCACGAGTCGAAGATTGCGAAATATTGATTCGCTGGCTTGCAAAGCTGTCATTTCCAGATAACTCTCATGACTTTACTTGTGTCTCGCTTTATCATCCCACAGAATATCCATTTAATGAGGGGCGATTGGTCTCTGATCATGGATTAAATATCAGCATTGATGAATTTGATGTTTATTTCAAAGAACATCAAGTTCCCTATTCCACTGCATTGCATTGTTTATTAAAAAATAAACCTTATCTTGTTGGGCCTCTTGCACGCGTCAATAATTGTTTTGGCCATCTTCCGCCCCCTATTCATCTTCTGCTTCAGGATTTAAAAATAAATTTTCCTTCCCATAATATGTACCACAGCATGATGGCCCGCGCGGTTGAAATCTATTTCTGCATTTTGGAATCCATACGTATCATGGAACAGTATGAAATTCCTAAGGAAGCCCATCCTGAGATAACACCACGTGCAGGGACAGGATTTGGATGTACTGAGGCACCCAGAGGAACTCTGTGGCAGCACCTTCAATTAGATGAGCAAGGACAAGTCAAAGCTGCTCGTATTGTGCCGCCAACCAGCCAAAATCAGGCACGTATTGAGCAAGATTTACGTATTTCTTTGGAACAATATGGACTTAATCAAGATGAGGAAGCATTGCGAGCTTACAGTGAAATGATTATTCGCAATTATGATCCGTGTATTTCCTGTTCCACTCATTTTTTAACAATTAAAGTGAATCGAGAATGA
- a CDS encoding 4Fe-4S dicluster domain-containing protein gives MPYLKLQSLLSALQDAGYCCVGPQVRDGAIVYDVLKNVDQLPWGIRDQQTPGGYQLQKISEHKAFAFANGPQAIKPLLFKPQETVWKVERNSEGKLSFQPQQAEEQPLAMIGARACDLAAMKIQDKVFIEGGHPDPRYKKRREDLFIVAVNCSYSSNNCFCVSAGTGPEVKNSFDILMTEVDDGFVVNFGSERGQEIIERLNLSKAKSNQCSKVSKIIKHTADMQTKRIPLDNKQGLRDLLFANLNHPRWEEVAQKCLSCGNCTSVCPTCFCHSEVEKPSLDGSCSEHQREWDSCFSAGHSYLSGTVLREDTRKRYRQWLTHKVGSWFDQFDTSGCVGCGRCVTWCPVGIDITEELAAISGESNVRIKESD, from the coding sequence ATGCCTTATTTAAAATTGCAGAGTTTATTGTCCGCCTTGCAGGACGCAGGATATTGCTGTGTTGGTCCTCAAGTACGTGATGGCGCTATTGTTTATGATGTGCTCAAAAATGTAGATCAATTACCTTGGGGGATCCGAGATCAGCAAACCCCTGGAGGCTATCAACTACAAAAAATTTCAGAACATAAAGCATTTGCCTTTGCAAATGGACCACAAGCAATCAAACCTCTTTTATTTAAACCTCAGGAAACGGTATGGAAAGTAGAGCGAAACAGTGAAGGGAAACTATCGTTCCAACCCCAGCAAGCAGAGGAGCAACCACTGGCAATGATCGGTGCACGCGCTTGCGATTTAGCAGCAATGAAGATTCAAGACAAAGTATTTATTGAGGGGGGCCATCCCGATCCACGTTATAAAAAACGACGTGAAGATTTATTTATTGTAGCAGTGAACTGTTCTTATTCCTCCAACAACTGTTTTTGTGTTTCAGCAGGCACCGGCCCCGAAGTCAAGAACTCTTTTGATATTCTTATGACTGAAGTTGATGATGGTTTTGTAGTCAATTTCGGCAGTGAACGTGGTCAAGAGATTATTGAACGCTTGAACTTGTCTAAAGCAAAATCGAATCAATGCAGCAAAGTCAGTAAAATTATAAAACACACTGCAGATATGCAAACTAAAAGAATTCCTTTGGATAATAAACAAGGTTTACGCGATTTATTATTTGCCAATTTAAATCACCCAAGATGGGAAGAAGTGGCACAAAAATGTTTATCCTGCGGTAACTGCACCTCCGTGTGTCCAACATGTTTTTGCCATAGTGAAGTAGAAAAACCCAGTTTAGATGGCAGCTGTAGCGAGCATCAGCGCGAATGGGATTCTTGCTTTAGCGCAGGTCATAGTTATTTGAGTGGAACAGTACTTCGTGAGGATACTCGAAAACGATATAGACAATGGTTGACTCATAAGGTCGGCAGTTGGTTTGATCAGTTTGATACCAGTGGTTGCGTAGGGTGTGGACGATGCGTTACTTGGTGTCCAGTGGGCATCGATATTACCGAAGAATTAGCAGCTATTTCTGGTGAATCCAACGTAAGGATTAAAGAAAGTGATTAA
- a CDS encoding sulfhydrogenase subunit delta encodes MKPRVAVHKFTSCDGCQLAFLNAGEDLLTLSDLVDMVHFSEAGAVEVDAQVDIAFVEGSISTPDEEHRIKKIREKSKFIITIGACATAGGIQALRHFANTKEWVSSIYASPDYIQSLSTSTPIASHVKVDWELWGCPVNSNQVLEAIRFLLSNATPHIKNDSECMECKRKGNVCVLVTQKQPCMGPVTKLGCGSLCPTVGRGCYACYGPKENPNPQSLGNWFEQLGMTREAIAQKFLHINNQAPAFNKAGTYFKGIKISNE; translated from the coding sequence ATGAAGCCACGTGTAGCGGTACATAAATTCACGTCATGTGATGGATGTCAATTAGCCTTTTTAAATGCAGGAGAGGACTTACTTACATTATCTGATTTAGTGGACATGGTGCATTTTTCGGAGGCCGGAGCAGTCGAGGTAGATGCACAAGTCGATATTGCCTTTGTTGAAGGCAGCATTTCTACGCCAGACGAAGAGCACCGCATCAAAAAAATTCGCGAGAAAAGCAAATTTATTATAACGATTGGTGCCTGTGCTACCGCCGGTGGTATACAAGCCTTACGTCATTTCGCCAATACAAAAGAATGGGTCAGCAGTATTTATGCTTCTCCAGATTATATACAAAGCTTGAGCACCTCAACTCCAATAGCTTCACATGTCAAAGTGGATTGGGAGTTATGGGGTTGTCCTGTAAATAGCAATCAAGTATTAGAAGCGATTCGTTTTTTATTATCCAATGCGACGCCACATATCAAAAATGACTCTGAATGTATGGAGTGTAAACGTAAAGGTAATGTTTGTGTTTTGGTTACTCAAAAACAACCCTGTATGGGCCCGGTAACCAAATTGGGATGTGGTTCACTATGCCCAACCGTAGGACGTGGATGTTATGCATGTTATGGTCCTAAGGAAAATCCCAATCCTCAATCCTTGGGCAACTGGTTCGAACAGTTAGGTATGACTCGAGAAGCCATTGCACAAAAATTTCTGCATATTAATAATCAAGCACCGGCTTTTAATAAAGCAGGTACCTATTTTAAAGGTATTAAAATAAGCAATGAGTAA
- the hypF gene encoding carbamoyltransferase HypF yields MSKQIERLRIIIQGQVQGVGFRPCVYRIAKHLDLTGWIQNNADGVLIEVQGILAGDFIAHLQENLPPLAKVNNIRQKAILLQTNETLFKIIESQKGRVNTIITPDVSICSECLHELFDPQNRYFRYPFLNCTHCGPRFTITRNLPYDRNQTSMDLFPLCLDCQADYNNPEDRRYHAQPTACIHCGPQLSHSVEEIANSILQGKIIALKSLGGYQFVCDARNEGAVIKLRSRKNRDAKPFAIMVLNSISAKRFVKINKEEQDLLECITRPIVLLKKNEELQEFNPQIAPDLDSLGVMLPYTPLHYLLFNALIGNKKGYAWLNEFHDIALVVTSANVGGEPIIFDDQIARHELKDVADKISSYDRHIVTRADDSVLRIINRSPVAIRRSRGLAPTPIQLPYEIPPTLAVGGHLKNTFCITRGNEAFVSQHIGSLNNRATIEFFHESLNHWLRFLDVNPERVAHDLHPDFYTTHFAKQFGVPAYAIQHHHAHLASVIAEHGITQSVLGLALDGYGYGSHGEAWGGELFLWDNTTFTRVGSFVPMLQPGGESAAREPWRMAASVLHHLGYADKIAERFFKFPEAHLIHQMLDKKINCPATSSCGRLFDAASALLGIQLISQYEGHAAMRLESLVTQVQILPHGWQIKDNFFDMMPTLESLADCPDPITGANLFHGTLIAGLAEWLNKVCRERKIDMVVLSGGCFLNQILTEGLITALNEFGITSFLARALPPNDGGISLGQAWIAGK; encoded by the coding sequence GTGTCTAAACAAATCGAACGATTAAGGATAATCATTCAAGGACAAGTTCAGGGTGTTGGTTTTAGACCTTGTGTTTATCGAATCGCTAAACACCTTGATCTCACTGGATGGATCCAAAATAATGCAGACGGTGTGCTAATCGAAGTACAAGGAATTTTGGCCGGTGATTTTATCGCTCATTTACAAGAGAACCTCCCCCCGCTTGCTAAAGTAAATAATATTCGACAGAAAGCCATTCTCTTACAGACCAACGAAACACTTTTTAAAATTATTGAAAGCCAAAAAGGTAGAGTAAATACCATTATTACCCCTGATGTTTCGATCTGCTCCGAATGCTTACATGAACTCTTTGATCCTCAAAACCGCTATTTTCGTTATCCTTTTTTAAATTGTACGCATTGTGGTCCTCGATTTACTATTACTCGCAATCTCCCTTATGATCGCAATCAAACCTCCATGGATTTGTTCCCTTTATGTTTGGATTGCCAAGCAGATTATAACAATCCTGAAGACAGACGTTATCATGCTCAACCGACAGCCTGTATCCATTGCGGCCCTCAACTTTCACATTCGGTGGAAGAAATAGCCAACAGTATTTTACAGGGTAAGATCATCGCTTTAAAAAGTTTAGGAGGTTACCAATTCGTGTGTGATGCACGTAATGAAGGGGCGGTAATCAAGCTACGCTCAAGAAAAAATCGCGACGCAAAGCCCTTTGCGATTATGGTTTTGAACAGTATCAGCGCCAAACGTTTTGTCAAAATCAATAAAGAAGAACAAGATTTATTAGAATGCATTACTCGCCCAATTGTGTTACTCAAAAAAAATGAAGAATTGCAGGAGTTCAATCCCCAAATTGCTCCTGATTTAGACAGCTTGGGAGTCATGCTTCCATACACTCCATTACATTATTTACTCTTTAATGCGCTCATCGGAAATAAAAAAGGCTATGCCTGGCTGAATGAATTTCACGACATCGCATTAGTGGTTACTAGCGCAAACGTAGGCGGTGAACCAATTATTTTCGACGACCAGATTGCCCGCCATGAACTCAAAGATGTCGCAGATAAAATTAGTTCCTATGACCGCCATATTGTAACTCGAGCAGATGATTCTGTACTGCGGATAATTAATCGTAGTCCTGTAGCCATCCGTCGCTCTCGCGGTTTGGCACCTACCCCAATCCAATTACCCTATGAAATCCCACCAACCTTGGCCGTAGGCGGACATTTAAAAAACACCTTCTGCATTACTCGAGGGAATGAAGCCTTTGTTTCTCAACATATTGGGAGTTTGAATAACAGGGCCACCATTGAATTCTTCCATGAATCATTAAACCATTGGTTACGTTTTCTTGATGTAAACCCAGAACGAGTTGCTCATGATTTACATCCTGATTTTTACACGACACACTTTGCCAAGCAATTTGGAGTTCCTGCCTATGCAATACAACATCATCATGCTCATTTAGCCTCTGTAATCGCAGAACACGGCATTACCCAATCAGTCTTAGGATTAGCCCTTGATGGATATGGCTATGGTAGCCACGGAGAGGCCTGGGGTGGCGAACTCTTTTTATGGGATAATACAACGTTTACTCGGGTTGGATCTTTTGTACCTATGTTGCAACCGGGTGGAGAAAGTGCAGCGCGCGAGCCTTGGAGAATGGCTGCAAGCGTATTACACCATCTAGGATACGCCGATAAAATTGCGGAGCGATTCTTTAAGTTTCCAGAAGCACACTTGATTCATCAGATGTTGGATAAAAAAATAAATTGCCCGGCCACAAGCAGTTGTGGCCGTTTGTTTGATGCAGCAAGTGCATTATTAGGGATTCAATTAATCTCGCAGTACGAAGGACATGCAGCGATGCGCTTAGAAAGTCTTGTAACCCAGGTACAAATCCTACCCCATGGATGGCAAATAAAAGACAATTTCTTTGATATGATGCCTACTCTGGAATCGCTAGCGGATTGCCCTGATCCGATAACTGGGGCCAATCTTTTTCATGGAACACTTATTGCGGGTCTTGCAGAATGGTTAAACAAAGTTTGTCGAGAAAGAAAAATTGATATGGTAGTATTAAGTGGAGGTTGTTTTTTAAATCAAATATTGACCGAAGGATTAATTACAGCTCTAAATGAATTCGGCATTACCTCTTTTTTAGCGCGTGCTCTTCCACCCAATGATGGGGGAATTTCTCTCGGACAAGCCTGGATTGCCGGCAAATAA
- a CDS encoding hydrogenase maturation protease gives MNSIKVLGIGSPFGDDQAGWNVASELKKELAMYTHIAPHVLIESHDRPGVGLIELIRGYNTVFIIDAVKSGSEVGTVHRFQKDALLDTGHRFSTHDIGILQALQLASALDELPANLLFYGIEIETLTLDKTLSYNVEEAIAKATFQLLNEIIIAHG, from the coding sequence ATGAATTCTATTAAAGTATTAGGCATCGGTTCACCTTTTGGTGATGATCAAGCCGGTTGGAACGTAGCCTCTGAACTTAAAAAAGAACTTGCAATGTATACCCACATAGCTCCCCACGTGCTCATTGAGAGTCATGATCGTCCCGGTGTTGGTCTCATTGAATTAATACGAGGATATAACACTGTTTTTATTATTGATGCAGTCAAATCGGGCAGTGAAGTGGGGACTGTACACCGGTTTCAAAAAGACGCCCTTCTTGATACAGGACATCGATTCTCAACTCATGACATCGGTATTCTACAAGCCCTGCAATTAGCCAGCGCACTGGATGAATTACCGGCCAATCTTTTATTTTATGGAATCGAAATTGAGACACTGACTTTAGATAAAACACTTTCTTATAATGTAGAAGAAGCCATAGCGAAGGCGACATTTCAACTTTTAAATGAAATTATTATTGCTCATGGATAA
- the hypD gene encoding hydrogenase formation protein HypD, producing the protein MKYIEDFRDGDFAKTLARQIATQVDPDRHYQYMEFCGGHTHAIHRYGIPSLLPNNVEMIHGPGCPVCVLPMATTDKAMALAALSNVILCSYADMLRVPGTGQKNLLHAKALGADVRMIYSASDALRIAQENPQQEIVFFAIGFETTTPPTALVIRQAHQLKLSNFSVFCNHVLTPVPMDHLLQANEVKLDGFVGPAHVSIVIGSQPYEAVCKKYSKPIVISGFEPLDVLHSILMLVHQTNEQRCEVEIQYTRAVNRLGNLLSQHIMAEVFELRDQFEWRGLGFIPHSALKIRAEYAEFDAEKRFDIPDFISHEHKQCICGEVLRGVKKPLECKLFAKACVPENPLGSCMVSSEGACAAVYAYGRVNA; encoded by the coding sequence ATGAAATACATTGAAGACTTCCGCGATGGTGATTTTGCAAAAACGCTCGCCCGTCAAATTGCTACACAAGTGGATCCGGATCGACACTATCAGTACATGGAATTTTGTGGTGGTCATACTCACGCTATTCATCGTTACGGAATTCCAAGCTTACTACCGAATAATGTAGAAATGATCCATGGCCCGGGCTGCCCTGTTTGTGTATTGCCGATGGCTACGACCGATAAAGCAATGGCTTTGGCCGCATTATCGAATGTGATTCTTTGCAGCTATGCTGATATGTTGCGGGTTCCAGGGACAGGACAAAAAAATTTACTGCACGCCAAAGCACTCGGTGCTGATGTACGGATGATTTATTCAGCAAGCGATGCGTTAAGAATCGCTCAAGAAAATCCACAACAAGAAATTGTATTTTTTGCTATTGGTTTTGAAACCACCACGCCTCCAACTGCACTAGTTATCCGTCAAGCGCATCAACTAAAGCTCAGCAATTTTAGTGTTTTTTGTAACCACGTTTTAACACCAGTGCCTATGGATCACCTACTGCAAGCCAACGAAGTTAAACTCGATGGGTTTGTGGGCCCTGCTCATGTCAGTATTGTCATTGGTAGTCAACCCTATGAAGCGGTATGCAAAAAATACAGCAAACCCATAGTGATTTCCGGCTTCGAACCTTTGGATGTGCTGCATTCTATTTTAATGTTAGTTCACCAGACTAATGAACAACGATGTGAGGTAGAAATTCAATATACTCGGGCGGTAAATCGCTTAGGTAATCTGCTATCGCAACACATTATGGCTGAAGTATTCGAATTACGCGATCAATTTGAATGGAGAGGCTTGGGATTTATTCCTCACAGTGCTTTAAAAATTAGGGCAGAGTATGCGGAGTTCGATGCAGAAAAGCGATTCGATATTCCAGATTTTATCTCCCATGAACACAAACAATGCATTTGCGGGGAGGTTCTTCGAGGCGTAAAAAAACCACTAGAATGTAAATTATTTGCCAAAGCATGTGTTCCGGAAAATCCTCTAGGCTCCTGTATGGTGTCCTCTGAAGGCGCATGTGCTGCGGTATATGCTTATGGGCGGGTGAATGCATGA
- the hypA gene encoding hydrogenase maturation nickel metallochaperone HypA, translated as MHELWLCQSILEIIKQQANTTQCARIKKIVLEMGQLVAVEKNALIFGFRVIAKGTVAEDAEVSILDIPGEALCESCEKQNPLQNYFDACPACGSHALKVIHGEELRIKSMVIE; from the coding sequence ATGCATGAATTGTGGCTGTGTCAAAGTATTCTCGAAATAATTAAGCAGCAAGCGAATACAACACAATGTGCTCGTATAAAAAAAATAGTTTTAGAAATGGGGCAACTTGTTGCTGTGGAGAAAAATGCCCTAATTTTTGGTTTTAGGGTAATTGCTAAAGGAACCGTAGCAGAGGATGCAGAAGTTTCCATTCTTGATATCCCGGGAGAAGCACTCTGCGAATCCTGTGAGAAACAAAATCCTTTGCAAAATTATTTCGATGCATGTCCGGCTTGTGGAAGTCATGCATTAAAGGTTATTCACGGTGAAGAATTACGGATCAAATCAATGGTGATTGAATAA